One genomic window of Arthrobacter caoxuetaonis includes the following:
- a CDS encoding phosphoribosylaminoimidazolesuccinocarboxamide synthase: MSAAPQLQGWKHIYSGKVRDLYVPAGPDAAEDRVLVVASDRISAYDHVLASTIPDKGRILTQLSLWWFDQLGDIPNHVISADEGVPAEVAGRAMICKKLAMYPVEAIARGYLTGSGLAEYRQSQTVCDVPLPEGLVDGSRLEPAIFTPSAKAEVGEHDENINYDAVVTAVGAETAATIRDLTLSIYTAAEAIARERGIILADTKVEFGLDPSTGLVTLGDEVLTPDSSRFWDASLYEPGKPQPSFDKQYVRDWLTSAESGWDKASDMPPPALPADVIERTRARYVEAYERLTGKAFA; this comes from the coding sequence GTGAGCGCCGCTCCGCAGCTGCAGGGCTGGAAGCACATCTATTCGGGCAAGGTCCGCGACCTCTACGTTCCCGCGGGCCCAGATGCCGCCGAAGACCGTGTGCTGGTGGTAGCCAGCGACCGGATCAGCGCCTACGACCATGTCCTGGCCAGCACGATTCCGGACAAGGGGCGCATCCTGACGCAGCTGAGTCTGTGGTGGTTCGACCAGCTGGGCGACATCCCCAACCATGTGATTTCCGCCGATGAAGGCGTGCCGGCCGAGGTAGCCGGCCGGGCGATGATCTGCAAGAAGCTGGCGATGTACCCGGTTGAGGCCATTGCCCGCGGCTACCTAACCGGTTCCGGCCTGGCTGAGTACCGCCAGTCGCAGACCGTGTGCGATGTGCCGCTGCCGGAGGGCCTGGTGGACGGGTCGCGGCTGGAGCCCGCGATCTTTACGCCGTCTGCAAAGGCCGAAGTGGGCGAGCATGACGAAAACATTAACTACGACGCCGTCGTCACCGCTGTTGGCGCGGAAACCGCAGCGACAATCCGGGACCTGACCCTGTCGATCTACACAGCTGCAGAGGCCATTGCCCGGGAACGCGGAATTATCCTGGCCGACACCAAGGTTGAGTTCGGCCTGGATCCGTCCACGGGACTGGTGACACTGGGCGATGAGGTGCTGACCCCGGACTCCTCGCGCTTCTGGGACGCATCCCTTTACGAGCCGGGGAAGCCCCAGCCGTCCTTCGACAAGCAGTACGTCCGGGACTGGCTGACCTCCGCCGAATCCGGCTGGGACAAGGCCTCCGATATGCCTCCGCCCGCCCTGCCGGCCGACGTCATCGAGCGCACCCGCGCCCGCTACGTGGAGGCCTACGAGCGGCTGACCGGAAAAGCGTTCGCCTAA
- a CDS encoding transglycosylase domain-containing protein, protein MAASKSPFFDTATTLGKIVAFFGVSALCGVLAAGLLVPAAAAAGTAASGSIQFFDQLPSELQRGALAEPSSIYASDGSLIATLYEENRQPVTLDQISPNMIDAMLAIEDDRYYEHGGVDLQGIFSAVVSNVTSDRTRGASTITQQYVNNVIIDTNLQEGGEVVFSGQKTIGDKLREVKLAIAVEKELSKDEILEGYFNIVPFSGKTFGVQAASKYFFNVEAKDLSIAQAALLAGVVNGPTYYSPELNPERSLARRNLVLDAMLDKGRITQEEHDAAVATPMELNLTPVPNNCVGAVQAPYFCDYIEHLVLNDPAYGAEREDREKLLYRGGLSITTTLNPTLQNAAQAAINETANPDTTDAEIGHSMVSVEPGTGKILVMAQNTRYTPELAPGNSVQNFNVDVYQDGDPTKYLNGLGGFQPGSTYKPFTVAAWLDSGKTLNATLNGNKRTYPAGTRWNASCYGGAYVSTEPWTPINYGDTNYRTTTVLEGLAQSFNTITLAEARELDLCKFQEMAFAAGVHNGKGADGEREMLSVDPPSTFGGGGDASPLSMATGFATFAAEGLMCEPRALVSVKTSDGEELPVPEQSCSQVMRKEVAQGVNMATQRVMTAGSGINLQVGVPIAGKTGTNDFRSQTWFMGYSTGLSTASWIGNWKANNTSMSDKLIGGRIYPEIDGSLIAGPSWKNFIQRVPGQYGANPFANPPANVVGQAPAPPRPSAPAPNRDNRGNNGNNGNNQNND, encoded by the coding sequence ATGGCAGCTAGCAAATCTCCTTTTTTTGACACGGCTACCACGCTGGGCAAGATCGTCGCCTTTTTTGGTGTGAGCGCTTTGTGCGGCGTCCTCGCCGCCGGCCTGCTGGTTCCGGCCGCTGCTGCCGCAGGAACCGCCGCTTCCGGGTCCATCCAGTTCTTCGACCAGCTCCCTTCGGAACTGCAGCGCGGAGCCCTGGCCGAACCGTCCAGCATCTACGCCAGCGACGGTTCACTGATTGCCACGCTGTACGAGGAGAACCGCCAGCCCGTCACGCTGGACCAGATTTCCCCCAACATGATCGACGCCATGCTCGCGATCGAGGACGACCGCTATTACGAGCACGGCGGCGTCGACCTCCAGGGCATCTTCAGCGCCGTTGTCTCCAACGTGACGTCCGACCGGACCCGCGGCGCATCGACCATCACGCAGCAGTACGTGAACAACGTGATCATCGACACCAACCTGCAGGAAGGCGGGGAGGTTGTCTTCAGCGGCCAGAAGACCATTGGGGACAAGCTGCGCGAGGTCAAGCTGGCAATTGCCGTGGAAAAGGAACTCAGCAAGGACGAAATCCTTGAGGGCTACTTCAACATCGTGCCGTTCAGTGGGAAAACTTTCGGCGTGCAGGCAGCTTCCAAGTACTTCTTCAACGTCGAGGCGAAGGACCTGAGCATCGCCCAGGCCGCCCTGCTTGCCGGCGTCGTCAACGGCCCCACCTACTACAGCCCGGAGCTGAATCCGGAGCGTTCGCTGGCCCGCCGCAACCTGGTGCTGGACGCCATGCTGGACAAGGGCCGCATTACCCAGGAGGAACACGACGCCGCCGTCGCCACTCCCATGGAACTGAACCTGACCCCGGTTCCCAACAACTGTGTGGGCGCGGTGCAGGCACCGTACTTCTGCGACTACATCGAGCACCTGGTCCTCAACGACCCGGCCTACGGAGCCGAGCGGGAGGACCGGGAAAAGCTGCTCTACCGCGGCGGCCTGAGCATCACCACCACGCTTAACCCCACGCTCCAAAACGCGGCCCAGGCTGCCATCAACGAAACCGCGAACCCGGACACCACCGATGCTGAAATCGGCCACTCCATGGTCAGCGTGGAGCCCGGCACCGGCAAGATCCTGGTCATGGCGCAGAACACCCGCTACACCCCGGAACTCGCGCCTGGAAACTCAGTGCAGAACTTCAACGTGGACGTCTACCAGGACGGCGACCCCACCAAGTACCTCAACGGCCTGGGCGGTTTCCAGCCCGGATCAACGTACAAACCGTTCACCGTGGCGGCCTGGCTGGACTCCGGCAAGACGCTCAATGCCACCCTGAACGGCAACAAGCGCACGTACCCGGCCGGCACACGCTGGAACGCCAGCTGCTATGGCGGTGCCTATGTCAGCACCGAGCCCTGGACCCCAATCAACTACGGCGACACCAACTACCGCACCACCACCGTGCTTGAGGGACTGGCCCAGTCCTTCAACACCATCACCCTGGCCGAAGCCCGTGAGCTGGACCTGTGCAAGTTCCAGGAAATGGCCTTCGCGGCGGGCGTGCACAACGGCAAGGGCGCAGACGGGGAACGCGAGATGCTTTCCGTCGACCCGCCGTCCACGTTCGGCGGCGGCGGAGACGCTTCCCCGCTGTCCATGGCCACCGGGTTCGCGACGTTCGCTGCCGAGGGCCTGATGTGTGAGCCCCGTGCCCTGGTTTCGGTCAAGACCAGCGACGGCGAAGAACTGCCGGTTCCCGAGCAGAGCTGCAGCCAGGTCATGCGCAAGGAAGTTGCCCAGGGCGTGAATATGGCTACCCAGCGGGTAATGACAGCCGGTTCCGGCATCAACCTCCAGGTCGGGGTTCCGATTGCAGGAAAGACCGGTACCAACGACTTCCGTTCGCAAACCTGGTTCATGGGTTACAGCACCGGCCTCTCCACTGCTTCCTGGATCGGCAACTGGAAGGCCAACAACACCTCCATGTCGGACAAGCTGATTGGCGGGCGGATCTACCCCGAGATTGATGGTTCGCTCATCGCCGGTCCGTCCTGGAAGAACTTCATCCAGCGGGTGCCCGGCCAGTACGGCGCCAACCCGTTTGCCAACCCGCCCGCAAACGTCGTTGGGCAGGCCCCCGCGCCGCCGCGCCCCAGCGCTCCTGCCCCGAACCGGGACAACCGCGGGAACAACGGCAACAACGGCAACAACCAGAACAACGACTGA
- a CDS encoding RidA family protein: MSAGPEAVSAVEQRLAELGLELPGVAAPVAAYVPAVVTGNHVYTSGQLPFVDGGLPAVGKVGAEVSAEDAKAYAARCAVNALAAIKAQIGDLDRVTRIVKVVGFVASDPSFTGQPGVINGASELLGQVFGEAGSHARSAVGVAVLPLDSPVEVEVIAEFA, translated from the coding sequence GTGAGTGCCGGCCCCGAGGCCGTATCCGCCGTCGAGCAGCGGCTGGCGGAACTGGGCCTGGAGCTTCCCGGCGTAGCTGCACCCGTGGCTGCCTACGTTCCGGCGGTCGTGACCGGCAACCACGTGTACACCTCGGGGCAGCTTCCATTTGTTGACGGGGGGCTGCCGGCCGTGGGCAAGGTCGGGGCAGAGGTCTCCGCCGAGGACGCCAAGGCGTATGCGGCCCGCTGTGCCGTCAATGCGCTGGCCGCGATCAAGGCGCAGATCGGCGACCTGGACCGTGTGACCAGGATTGTGAAAGTGGTCGGCTTCGTGGCGTCGGATCCCTCCTTTACCGGACAGCCGGGGGTCATCAACGGTGCCTCCGAACTGCTCGGCCAGGTCTTCGGTGAGGCCGGCAGCCATGCCCGCTCCGCCGTCGGCGTCGCCGTCCTTCCGCTGGATTCCCCGGTGGAAGTGGAAGTGATCGCGGAATTTGCCTAG
- a CDS encoding ABC transporter ATP-binding protein: MRRGAASVPAESRVPSGTAGEDNVNLDRSENQAVRRRSLTLLGSLLKPNRGRFILTIALVVISQAARVAGPAIIAFGIDHALPALQAGNSLPLLASGGTYLLAAVLAAALTAGYVRSTAQLSQAMLLDLRLRVFRHTQRLSLEFHERYTSGRIISRQTSDLEALRELLDSGISSLASGAMYMVFVAVSIFALDWRTGVLLCVAFVPMYLLTRWYQKRSQIAYRASRVTSARLIVHFIETMTGIRAVKAFRREKVNAQKNDELAEDYRKATLRSINLNGVFQPGLMFIGNATVSLVLLVGGFRVLDGGLEVGALLALLLYAKRFFQPVDQMAMFYNSFQSASAALEKVSGLLEEVPTVRPPTNPVELKDAKGDIRFDGVEFRYGDGPLILPRMDLHIPAGQTVALVGQTGAGKSTLAKLIARFYDPSSGTVLLDGVDLRDLTQRDLRRAVVMVTQEAFLFSGTVAENIALGKPGASQQDIEAAARAVGAHEFIASLPEGYNTDVNKRGGRVSAGQRQLISFARAFLADPAVLILDEATSSLDIPSERLVQQGLKSLLGNRTALIIAHRLSTVEIADRVLVMDSGEVVEDGTPAELTSGTGRFAALNEAWQDSLV; this comes from the coding sequence ATCCGCCGGGGCGCTGCCTCCGTTCCGGCTGAGAGCCGTGTTCCTTCCGGCACCGCCGGGGAGGACAACGTCAATCTTGACCGTTCCGAAAACCAGGCCGTCCGACGCCGTTCCCTGACACTGCTGGGGTCCCTGCTGAAGCCCAACCGGGGCCGGTTCATCCTCACTATCGCCCTGGTGGTCATCTCCCAGGCCGCCCGGGTAGCCGGCCCGGCGATTATTGCCTTCGGAATCGACCATGCCCTGCCGGCGCTGCAGGCGGGCAACTCCCTCCCGCTCCTGGCATCCGGCGGAACATACCTGCTCGCCGCAGTGCTGGCCGCCGCCCTGACTGCGGGTTATGTGCGCTCAACGGCTCAGCTGAGCCAGGCCATGCTGCTGGACCTGCGCCTGCGCGTTTTCCGGCACACCCAGCGCCTCAGCCTGGAATTCCACGAACGCTACACCTCCGGGCGGATCATTTCGCGCCAGACGTCCGATCTGGAGGCGCTGCGCGAACTGCTCGACTCGGGCATCAGCTCGCTCGCCTCCGGAGCCATGTACATGGTGTTCGTCGCGGTGAGTATCTTCGCCCTGGACTGGCGCACCGGCGTGCTGCTGTGTGTTGCCTTCGTGCCCATGTACCTGCTCACGCGCTGGTACCAGAAGCGTTCCCAGATCGCCTACCGCGCCTCCCGGGTCACGTCAGCCAGGCTCATCGTGCATTTCATCGAGACGATGACGGGCATCCGCGCCGTGAAGGCTTTCCGGCGGGAGAAGGTCAACGCGCAGAAGAACGACGAGCTGGCCGAGGATTACCGGAAGGCCACGCTGCGCTCGATCAACCTCAACGGGGTGTTCCAGCCGGGCCTGATGTTCATTGGGAACGCCACCGTGTCACTGGTGCTGCTGGTGGGCGGCTTCCGGGTGCTCGACGGCGGACTGGAGGTGGGCGCACTGCTGGCACTGCTGCTGTACGCCAAGCGCTTCTTCCAGCCCGTGGACCAGATGGCAATGTTCTACAACTCGTTCCAGTCCGCCTCGGCCGCGCTGGAGAAGGTCTCAGGACTGCTGGAGGAAGTTCCCACGGTGCGTCCGCCCACAAACCCGGTGGAACTCAAGGACGCGAAGGGAGACATCAGGTTCGACGGCGTGGAGTTCCGGTACGGTGACGGCCCGCTGATCCTGCCGCGGATGGACCTGCACATTCCCGCCGGACAGACGGTGGCCCTGGTCGGCCAGACCGGTGCCGGCAAATCGACCCTTGCCAAGCTGATAGCCCGCTTCTACGACCCGTCGTCCGGGACCGTGCTGCTCGACGGGGTGGATCTGCGGGACCTCACTCAGCGGGACCTGCGCCGCGCCGTCGTCATGGTGACGCAGGAAGCGTTCCTGTTCAGCGGCACGGTGGCTGAGAACATTGCCCTGGGCAAACCGGGCGCCTCGCAGCAGGACATCGAGGCCGCTGCCCGGGCCGTGGGGGCGCATGAGTTCATCGCATCCCTTCCGGAGGGGTACAACACAGACGTGAACAAGCGCGGCGGCCGGGTCTCGGCAGGCCAGCGGCAGCTGATCAGCTTCGCCCGCGCTTTCCTGGCCGATCCGGCGGTGCTCATCCTGGACGAAGCGACGTCCTCGCTGGACATTCCGAGCGAACGGCTGGTGCAGCAGGGCTTGAAGTCCCTGCTGGGCAACCGGACCGCGCTGATCATCGCGCACCGGCTCTCCACCGTCGAGATTGCTGACCGGGTGCTGGTGATGGACTCCGGGGAAGTCGTCGAAGACGGCACGCCTGCGGAGCTGACCAGCGGCACCGGGCGTTTCGCTGCGCTCAATGAGGCGTGGCAGGACTCCCTCGTCTGA
- a CDS encoding DUF4177 domain-containing protein, which translates to MSKWEYFITPLPLHTPGAVLNMHGEEGWELVQITPAPNGTGSVAYMKREKA; encoded by the coding sequence ATGAGCAAATGGGAATACTTCATTACACCGCTGCCTTTGCACACCCCCGGCGCCGTGCTGAACATGCACGGTGAAGAAGGGTGGGAGCTGGTGCAGATCACCCCCGCACCGAACGGCACCGGATCCGTGGCCTACATGAAACGGGAGAAGGCCTAG
- a CDS encoding metallophosphoesterase: MTLAATTHSVLKTAAWAAGSAAAAGAGAFAYGSLIERNLFGIRTEEVAVLPPGSQPMRVLHLSDIHYVPGQARKTRWLQSLADLEPDLVVNTGDNLSHLEAVPPLLEALKPLLRFPGVFVPGSNDYYAPVLKNPFTYFTSPSKLRKNPAKLPFGEMFSAFGNAGWVGLANRNQSLVLNGMRLDFSGVDDPHLKRDRYAGFPAGSSTSDSARHLRIGVAHAPYQRVLDYFTDGGAQLILAGHTHGGQVCIPGYGALVSNCDLPTWRAKGLTDWEHRGRTVPLNVSAGIGTSRFAPVRFACRPEAVLLTLTPAERPVTAP, encoded by the coding sequence CTGACCTTGGCTGCGACAACACATTCCGTCCTGAAAACCGCGGCCTGGGCAGCCGGCAGCGCTGCCGCAGCCGGCGCAGGTGCCTTCGCCTACGGATCACTCATCGAGCGCAATCTTTTTGGCATCCGCACCGAGGAGGTCGCTGTGCTGCCTCCGGGCAGCCAGCCGATGCGTGTCCTGCATCTCTCCGACATCCACTACGTACCGGGGCAGGCGCGCAAGACCCGCTGGCTGCAGTCGCTGGCGGACCTTGAGCCGGACCTCGTGGTCAACACCGGGGACAACCTCAGTCATCTCGAAGCGGTCCCGCCGCTGCTGGAGGCGCTGAAACCGCTGCTGCGGTTCCCGGGTGTGTTTGTGCCGGGCTCGAATGACTACTACGCGCCGGTGCTGAAGAACCCGTTTACCTACTTCACGTCGCCGTCCAAGCTGCGGAAGAACCCGGCCAAGCTGCCGTTCGGAGAAATGTTCTCCGCGTTTGGCAACGCCGGCTGGGTGGGCCTGGCCAACCGGAACCAGTCCCTGGTCCTGAACGGCATGCGGCTGGACTTCTCCGGCGTCGATGATCCGCACCTGAAGAGGGACCGCTACGCGGGTTTCCCGGCCGGCAGTTCGACGTCGGACTCCGCCCGCCACCTGCGCATAGGCGTCGCCCACGCCCCGTACCAGCGGGTCCTGGACTACTTCACCGACGGCGGAGCGCAGCTCATCCTGGCCGGGCACACCCACGGCGGCCAGGTCTGCATTCCGGGCTACGGCGCATTGGTCAGCAACTGCGACCTGCCGACCTGGCGGGCCAAGGGGCTGACCGACTGGGAGCACCGCGGCCGCACGGTCCCGCTGAACGTCTCTGCCGGAATCGGCACGTCCCGGTTCGCCCCGGTGCGGTTCGCCTGCCGCCCGGAAGCAGTCCTGCTCACCCTCACCCCCGCCGAGAGGCCAGTTACGGCTCCTTAG
- a CDS encoding ABC transporter ATP-binding protein, with translation MPRQTTLLQSLGRLYPHVRPILPRLFLGFLCALGASVVALAIPQVLRVLVNSYLEPGGSVPALWWATGIVLLLGSLEAVFLALRRQFAIAPSTTVETSLRTSFYRHLQDLSIAFHDRWGSGQLLSRAMSDLNLIRRWMAFGAMMLIVTALTVVIGVTIMFFTAWQLAIVFLAAAVPIIIYGFRFRRFYGRVSRQSQDQAGDLATTVEESVHGIRVLKAFGRSSEALDAFEEQAEGLRQTEVYKANSLAKFSLVVTLLPEAALAVSLVLGILLVDAGLVSIGALVAFFATAAVIAGPVESMGPLLSMTLTAKTAIDRHFEVMDAKRTITDPEQPCRPAEVHGQLSFDDVHFAYPDASPERPDVLDGVSLDLRAGETMALVGITGSGKSTLLQLVPRLYDVTAGSIRIDGTDVRDYRLEDLRSIVAVAFEDTTLFSSSVRDNVLLGADPASDAEADLLLREALEVAQAQFVYSLPQGADTLIGEEGLSLSGGQRQRVALARAIAARPGLLIMDDPLSALDVRTEELVEHRLREVLADTTTLVVAHRPSTVSLADRVALMENGRISAVGTHAELLAGNEHYRHVIASLPAEPQDLDSQLETEDEDGVVL, from the coding sequence ATGCCCCGGCAGACAACGTTGCTCCAATCGCTGGGCCGTCTGTACCCGCATGTCAGGCCAATCCTTCCGCGTTTGTTCCTGGGGTTCCTCTGCGCACTGGGCGCCAGCGTCGTCGCCCTGGCAATCCCGCAGGTGCTGCGGGTGCTGGTGAACTCCTACCTGGAACCCGGGGGCTCGGTGCCTGCCCTGTGGTGGGCAACGGGAATCGTGCTGCTGCTCGGGTCGCTTGAGGCTGTTTTCCTGGCCCTCCGCCGCCAGTTCGCGATCGCACCGTCAACGACTGTGGAGACCAGCCTTCGGACATCCTTCTACCGGCACCTGCAGGATCTCTCCATTGCCTTCCACGACCGCTGGGGCTCCGGCCAGCTGCTTTCGCGGGCCATGAGCGACCTGAACCTGATCCGCCGCTGGATGGCGTTCGGTGCCATGATGCTCATCGTCACGGCCCTGACCGTCGTCATCGGCGTCACCATCATGTTCTTCACCGCCTGGCAGCTGGCCATCGTGTTCCTGGCCGCGGCCGTTCCGATCATCATTTACGGCTTCCGCTTCCGCCGGTTCTACGGACGCGTCTCGCGGCAGAGCCAGGACCAGGCGGGAGACCTGGCCACCACCGTGGAAGAGTCAGTCCACGGCATCCGGGTGCTGAAAGCGTTCGGCCGCAGCTCCGAAGCGCTCGATGCCTTCGAGGAACAGGCCGAAGGGCTCCGCCAGACCGAGGTCTACAAGGCCAACTCCCTGGCCAAGTTCTCCCTGGTGGTGACGCTGCTTCCGGAGGCGGCGCTGGCCGTCTCCCTGGTGCTGGGGATCCTGCTGGTCGACGCCGGGCTGGTCAGCATCGGCGCCCTGGTCGCGTTCTTTGCCACTGCCGCCGTGATCGCCGGACCGGTGGAGTCCATGGGCCCGCTGCTCTCCATGACCCTGACCGCCAAAACAGCGATCGACCGGCACTTCGAGGTCATGGACGCCAAACGCACCATTACGGATCCTGAGCAGCCCTGCCGCCCGGCCGAAGTCCACGGGCAGCTTTCGTTCGATGACGTGCACTTCGCTTATCCGGATGCGTCCCCGGAGCGGCCGGATGTGCTCGACGGCGTCAGCCTGGACCTTCGCGCCGGTGAAACCATGGCTTTGGTCGGCATCACCGGCAGCGGAAAGTCCACCCTGCTGCAGCTGGTCCCGCGGCTCTACGACGTCACGGCGGGCAGCATCCGGATCGACGGCACCGATGTGCGGGATTACCGGCTGGAAGACCTCCGGTCCATCGTGGCCGTTGCCTTCGAGGACACCACGCTGTTCTCCAGCTCGGTGCGGGACAACGTGCTCCTGGGAGCGGATCCTGCCAGCGATGCCGAGGCGGACCTCCTGCTCCGCGAGGCACTGGAAGTGGCACAGGCCCAGTTCGTGTACTCGCTCCCCCAGGGTGCTGACACCCTGATCGGCGAGGAAGGACTGAGCCTTTCCGGCGGACAGCGCCAGCGCGTGGCACTGGCGCGGGCGATCGCTGCCCGGCCGGGCCTCCTGATCATGGATGACCCGCTCTCCGCTTTGGACGTCCGCACCGAAGAACTCGTCGAGCACCGCCTCCGTGAGGTCCTGGCCGACACCACGACCCTGGTGGTGGCGCACCGCCCGTCGACGGTCTCGCTGGCCGACCGCGTGGCGCTGATGGAAAACGGCCGCATCTCCGCTGTGGGCACCCACGCCGAGCTGCTGGCCGGCAACGAACATTACCGGCATGTCATCGCGAGCCTTCCTGCGGAACCGCAGGACCTGGACAGCCAACTGGAAACCGAAGACGAAGACGGGGTGGTCCTGTGA
- a CDS encoding Crp/Fnr family transcriptional regulator, which produces MDIEVLRRAPLFASLGDDVFAALTAELTEVDLSRGASVFREGDQGDQLYFIVSGKIKLGRSAPDGRENLLAILGPGELFGEMALFDPSPRTATATAVSETRLAGLRHDNLRALIETRPEVSVQLLQALARRLRRTNESLADLVFSDVPGRVAKALLDLADRFGRPATDGILVAHELTQEELAQLVGASRETVNKALAEFVQRGWLRLEARAVVILDVQRLRQRSR; this is translated from the coding sequence ATGGATATCGAGGTATTGCGCCGCGCGCCTTTGTTCGCCTCACTGGGAGACGACGTCTTCGCCGCATTGACTGCCGAGCTCACCGAGGTCGACCTGTCCCGCGGAGCGTCTGTTTTCCGCGAAGGCGACCAGGGCGACCAGCTGTATTTCATCGTGTCCGGAAAGATCAAGCTGGGGCGTTCCGCGCCCGACGGCCGGGAAAACCTGCTGGCCATTCTTGGCCCTGGTGAACTCTTCGGCGAGATGGCCCTTTTTGATCCCAGCCCTCGCACCGCAACTGCGACGGCTGTGTCCGAAACCCGCCTCGCCGGGCTGCGCCACGACAACCTGCGGGCACTGATCGAGACCCGTCCCGAGGTCTCGGTACAGCTGCTTCAGGCCTTGGCCCGCCGGCTGCGCCGGACCAACGAATCCCTGGCTGACCTGGTCTTCTCGGACGTACCGGGCCGTGTTGCCAAGGCACTGCTGGACCTTGCCGACCGCTTCGGCCGGCCGGCAACAGACGGCATTCTCGTGGCCCACGAGCTGACCCAGGAAGAGCTGGCCCAGCTCGTCGGTGCCTCACGCGAAACCGTGAACAAGGCCCTCGCGGAATTCGTCCAGCGCGGCTGGCTCCGGCTCGAAGCCCGCGCTGTCGTCATCCTGGACGTACAGCGGCTGCGCCAGCGCTCCCGCTAG
- a CDS encoding dihydrofolate reductase family protein: MAVRVDLNISLDGYATTTDQTPEYPFGQDWGRLVGPYVATRTFRERVLHETGGEGTTGVDDKYAEAYFDRIGAEIMGAGMFGLHNFPDDPDWQGWWGDEPPFRVPVYVLTHTPRPPLEMANGTRFEFITASPEEALEKALDVAGDRDIRVGGGPTVVRSFLEAGLVDQLHVGITPILLGRGINLWEGLRGLEDAYDVIAETAESGVVHLTFRG, encoded by the coding sequence ATGGCTGTTCGTGTTGACCTGAACATTTCCCTCGACGGATACGCCACCACTACGGACCAGACCCCCGAATATCCCTTCGGCCAGGACTGGGGGCGGCTGGTCGGCCCGTACGTGGCCACCCGGACCTTCCGGGAGCGCGTGCTGCACGAGACCGGCGGTGAAGGGACCACCGGCGTGGACGATAAGTACGCCGAGGCCTACTTTGACCGGATCGGTGCGGAAATCATGGGGGCCGGGATGTTCGGCCTGCACAACTTTCCCGACGATCCGGACTGGCAGGGCTGGTGGGGAGACGAGCCTCCGTTCCGGGTCCCGGTCTACGTCCTGACGCATACGCCGCGCCCACCGCTGGAAATGGCCAACGGGACCCGCTTCGAGTTCATCACCGCTTCCCCCGAGGAGGCTCTGGAAAAGGCACTGGACGTTGCCGGCGACAGGGACATTCGGGTGGGCGGGGGTCCCACGGTGGTCAGGTCGTTCCTGGAAGCGGGACTGGTCGATCAGCTGCACGTTGGCATCACCCCCATCCTGCTGGGCCGCGGCATCAACCTGTGGGAAGGCCTCCGCGGCCTGGAAGACGCCTACGACGTGATTGCGGAAACAGCGGAAAGCGGAGTCGTGCACCTGACCTTCCGGGGCTGA
- a CDS encoding NUDIX hydrolase yields MPSFTNRLFPLPPAQQAAAESWFERGEGTPRKPRAASSVLLLRDSREGAEVFLRYRRGESPLGKIAFPGGSLEETDGDQVPWFGPTPSEWAKALGMDDHQQAMRHVVAAIRELFEETGILLAGPDASTLLESNRGPEWMEAREGIASGEKSFPALLARRGLGLRTDLLRPLSHWKTADFALRRFDTYYFAAVQPLGQESSLLQGRGIWGKWCIAVHEFERRQTTALGDEVGQPDTVGLTLEQLTVPSVQLMLEKLAKAKGCIAYLAHRRPNTVHQPELVKDDDGAYLLRVSGNDAAEGAGQRGR; encoded by the coding sequence TTGCCTAGCTTTACCAACCGTCTTTTTCCGCTGCCGCCCGCACAGCAGGCGGCAGCGGAAAGCTGGTTTGAGCGCGGCGAGGGCACGCCCCGCAAGCCGCGCGCCGCGTCGTCAGTACTCCTCCTGCGCGATTCCCGGGAAGGCGCGGAGGTTTTCCTGCGGTACCGCCGGGGCGAGTCACCGCTGGGAAAGATTGCCTTTCCCGGCGGAAGCCTGGAGGAAACAGACGGCGACCAGGTGCCCTGGTTCGGTCCCACGCCATCGGAGTGGGCCAAGGCGCTGGGGATGGACGACCACCAGCAGGCCATGCGCCATGTGGTGGCCGCGATCCGGGAACTCTTCGAAGAGACCGGGATCCTGCTGGCCGGGCCGGATGCCTCCACCCTGCTGGAAAGCAACCGCGGACCGGAATGGATGGAAGCACGGGAAGGCATAGCCTCCGGAGAGAAATCGTTCCCGGCACTTCTTGCGCGCCGGGGGCTGGGACTCCGCACAGACCTGCTCCGTCCGCTGTCCCACTGGAAAACCGCCGACTTCGCTCTGCGCCGCTTTGACACGTATTACTTTGCGGCCGTCCAGCCGCTGGGGCAGGAGTCCTCGCTGCTGCAGGGCAGGGGGATCTGGGGCAAATGGTGCATCGCGGTGCACGAATTCGAACGCCGGCAGACGACGGCGCTGGGCGACGAGGTGGGCCAGCCGGACACAGTGGGCCTGACCCTTGAGCAGCTCACCGTCCCGTCAGTGCAGCTGATGCTCGAGAAACTGGCCAAGGCCAAGGGCTGTATTGCCTATCTGGCGCACCGCCGGCCGAACACTGTGCACCAGCCCGAACTGGTGAAGGACGACGACGGCGCCTACCTGCTGCGCGTGTCCGGCAACGATGCAGCGGAGGGTGCGGGGCAGCGCGGCCGCTGA